In Sphingomonas sp. KC8, the sequence TCGGCCGCTGATCCTGCTGCGGGCACTGATGGCGGAAGCGTCACGGGTGTCCAGCCGACGCATTCTTGTCGCACCTTGCTGCTATCCGCGGATGACCGATGCGGAGGCGACCTTGCTTGCCGCAATCGCCACCGCCGATGGCGATGTCCACGGCGCGCACCGGTTGCTTGCCGCGATGCTCGGCGTACCCGATTGCCTGGGCACGGTCAGCAGCGCCCAGGCGCTGGGCCAGGCTTTCGCCGATCTGGGCAAACCGCTGGCGCAGACCGCCTGATCGCGGTCAGCGCGGATCGGCCGCTGGTTCGGTTCCGGCGGTGCCGATCGACTGGTCGATCAGGCCGGCGCGCATCATCAGCCAGAACAGCAGGATGCCCGGCAGCGCCAGCACCGTGGTGAACAGGTAGAAATCCACATAGCCCATCACTTCCACCATCCAGCCGGCGCCATATTCCGGATTACCCGTCAGCAGCCGTCCCAAAATGCTCGCGGCAGCCGAAATCAGCGCATATTGCGCCGCCGTAAAACGCAGGTCGGTCAGCGCCGAGAAATATGCGACCACGCACACACCGCCAACGCCGCTTGCGAAGTTTTCGAAACCGATCGCGCCAGCCATGCCGATGTTGGAATGGCCGGCCGCCGCCAGCAGCGCGAAGCTGAAATTCGACACCCCCATCAGAACGAGACTGACCAGCACCGATCGCTTCAATCCCAGCCGGGCATAGATCACACCGCCGACGAAGATGCCGACCATCAGCGCCCAGAAACCAACGCCGATATCATAGATCGCAATTTCATCATTGCTGAAGCCGAGATCGTTGAACAGCAGCCGCAGCGTGAGATTGGCCAGCGTGTCCCCGATCTTGTGGATGACGATGAACAGCAGCACGAGCCATGCACCGGTGCGCCGGAAAAATTCGATGAACGGACCGACCACCGCCTTGCCGAGCGCGGCCATCGATTTGCGTTCGGCGATTTCATGGTGGCGAACCGGTTCCCCCATCACGAGCGCCGTCAGCATCGCCGGGAGGGCGAAGGCGGCACAGACGATATAGGCCGCCTCCCACCCCATCCGGGCTGCGACAATCAGCGCGAGCGCCCCGGCCCCCGCGGATCCGATCCGCCAGCCATATTGCGACATGCCAGCCCCGATCCCGAGCTGACGGGGTTCGAGCAATTCGATGCGGTAGGCGTCGATCACGATATCGAAGGTCGCGCCCGCGACGCCGACGAGGATCGCGGCCACCGCCACCGCCATGATATCCGCCTTGGTATCGACGAAGGCGAGGTTCGCGACCGCCGCCATCACCAGCGCGCCCGCCAGCAGCATCCACGACACACGCTGTCCCAATCGACCGATCAGCGGCAGGCGCACCCCTTCGACCACCCACGCCCACAGAAACTTGAAATTATAAGCGAGGAAGACAAGCGCGAAGGTCGTCACGCTTTTCTTGTCGATGCCATCCTGCGCCAGCCGCGTCGTCAGCGTCGCGCCGATCATCGCATAGGGAAAGCCCGACGACATGCCGAGGAACAAGGCGGCGAGCGCGGCAGGTTCAAGATAGGGGCGGATCGGTGCGAAGAAGCCGGCCGGCGCGGTGGGTGTGTCGGTCATCGCCGGAACCATAGCGCCCGGCGCGCCGCCGCAAAGCGGTTTATGGCCTGTTCGGTTCATATGATCGAAAAGCGTGCGCCGCTTGACCGGACACGATTTTCCGCCGACCAGTGTGTGCTTTCCAATTCTGACGGAGCCGTCAGTGGCCAAGCGCCTTACGCTATATATCCTGATCGCCATGGTGGCCGGTATCGTCGTCGGCCTGGCAATCCATGCAATGGTGCCCGACAAGGCACAGGTCACCACGATAACCGGTTATTTTTCAATCGTTACCGATGTTTTCCTGCGGCTGATCAAGATGATCATCGCACCGTTGGTGTTTTCCACGCTGGTCGCCGGCATCGCCCATATGGGCGACACGGCAGCCCTGGGCCGGGTGGGCGCGCGGACGATCGCCTGGTTCCTGTGCGCCAGCCTCGTTTCGCTCTCGCTTGGCCTGTTGCTCGTCAACCTGTTCCAGCCGGGCGCGGGCCTTGCCCTGCCCTTGCCCGACGTGACGGCCGCCAGCGGCGTGGACAAGGCCGCCTTCACGCTGAAGGATTTCATCACCCATCTCGTGCCGAAATCGATCTTCGAAGCGATGGCGACCAACGAAATCCTGCAGATCGTGGTGTTTTCGATCTTCACCGGGGTTGCGATCACCGCCGTGGGCGAAAAGGCCGCCCCGCTGGTGAAGGGCATCGAGGCGCTGGTGCAGGTGATGCTGCAGATCACCGATTATGTGATGCGTTTCGCCCCGTTCGCCGTGTTTGCCGCGGTGACGAGCGCGCTCGCCAAGGAAGGCGCGTCGATCCTCGTCACGTTCGGCTATTTCATGGGCGGCTTCTATGTCGCGCTGGCATTGCTGTGGGCGCTGCTGCTGCTCGCCGCATTCGTGATCGCCGGGGGACGGGCGCGCATCCTGTTCCGCTATATCCGCGATCCGATCCTGCTGGCTTTTTCCACCGCATCATCGGAAGCCGCCTTCCCGCGCACGCTGGAGGCCCTCGACCGGTTCGGCGTGCCGCGCCGCATCGCCAGTTTCGTGCTGCCGCTGGGCTATTCGTTCAACCTTGACGGTACGATGATGTACTGCACCTTCGCGACGATGTTCATTGCCCAGGCTTATGGCATCGACTTGTCGATCGGCCAGCAGATCACGATGCTGCTGCTGTTGATGGTGACATCCAAGGGTGTCGCCGGCGTCCCCCGCGCCAGCCTTGTCGTGATCGCATCGACACTGGCCTTCTTCGATATTCCCGAAGCAGGTTTGCTGCTGATTTTGGCGGTCGACCATTTTCTCGACATGGGCCGTTCGGCTACCAACGTGGTTGGCAATGCGGTGGCCAGCGTCGTCGTCGCGAAGTGGGAGAAGGCCATAGAGGTGATCGAATCGCCGATCATCGAACCAGCCCGTGCGCCCAGCCACACCCCCCATCACGGCACGCGCGGGCTGGACATCGATCCCGACGCAAACCGCTAGCCGATGATTGTCGCGCTGGCCTGTCGACGCGATCAGGGCTAGGGGGACGCGATGCGATCCCCCCGCCCCCCCGCCCGCCCCGTGACGCCGCACGGCCCGGCCGCGCCAAAAGCCCATCCGCCTCGGCGCGCGACGCCCGTCGCGCCGCTGATCACGCGCTGCTTTCGGGCCGAGCCGCCGGGAAGGCCACAGGGAAAACGGCCGAAAAGCCGGCCAACGGCCCCCGCGACAAAAGCGGCCGGCCGGAACGTACCGCACGGCCGGTTCGCGCCGAACGCACCACAGGTAGCGAACGGCCCATGCGGACAGGACGGCCTGGGCGCGACGACCGCGCCGCCCCTGCCGACCGGCCGGGCCGCCCGCCGCGTTCGGCCAACCCTGCCCGCAACGGCCCTTCGGTCCGCGCGGAACGTCCGCAACGTGAGGAGCGTCCAGCACGCGTCGAGCGACCACGACGGGGCGCCGGCCGGCTGGCGCCCGCACCGGCCGCTGTGAAGGCAACAGTGCCGGTTGCGCCGGGCGAAGGCGAACGTATCGCCAAGCTGCTCGCGCGCGCAGGAATTGCGTCGCGCCGTGAAATCGAACGGATGGTTGCCGAAGGCCGCATCGCCATCGGCGACAAGATCGTCGACACGCCGGCGACGATCCTTAAATCGCTGCAAGGGGTTACTGTCGACGGCAAGCCGGTCGCGCCGCCCGAACATGCGCGGCTGTTTCGTTTCCACAAGCCAACCGGCCTGTTGACCGCCGAACGCGACCCCAAGGGCCGCGCAACCATCTATGATCGCCTTCCCCACGGCCTGCCGCGCGTCGTGCCTGTTGGCCGCCTCGACCTCAATACCGAAGGGCTGCTACTGCTCACCACCGACGGCGGGTTGAAGCGCCAGTTGGAACTGCCATCCACCGGGGTGGAGCGCACCTACCGCGCCCGCGTATTCGGCGAAGTGACCCAGACGATGCTGGACGATCTGATCGAAGGGATCGAGATCGAAGGCGTACGCTACGGATCGATCGACGCCAATCTCGAACGCCGCACGGGGCGCAACGGCTGGGTGGAAATGAAGCTGCGCGAAGGCAAGAACCGCGAAGTGCGCCGGGTGCTCGAACATCTCGGCCTGCAGGTCAGCCGGCTTATCCGCACCAGTTATGGGCCGTTCCGGCTGGGCGATCTGCCTGTCGGCGCGGTGGACGAAGTGCTGCAGCACGACCTCGTCAACTTCCGCAAGACATTGAAATAAGAGACCGGAACGATGCGTATCATTGCAGGAAAATGGCGTGGGCGTACGATTGCAGCCCCCGCCGGCGACGCAACGCGCCCAACCAGCGACCGCACCCGCGAAGCGCTGTTTTCAATGCTCGCCAGCCGACTGGGCAGTTTTGAAGACCTGCGTGTGGTGGATCTGTTCGCAGGGTCCGGCGCCCTGGGATTCGAAGCGCTGTCCCGCGGCGCCGCACACGCCATCTTCGTCGAACAGGATCGGGCGGCGGCCGATATATTGCGGGCCAATGCCGCAAAGCTGGGCGCAACCGTCGACGTGCGTGCACAATCGGTTTCGTCACTCGGCCCCGTGGCCCAGCCATGCGATCTGCTATTGTTCGATCCGCCTTATGGCAGCGGCGGCGGGGCGGCCTTGCTCGAACGGCTGACCCGGCTAGGCTGGGCCAGCGCCGGGGCCTGGGCCAGCGTGGAAACGGCAAAGCATGAAGTGGTTTCCGCCGGCGGCTGGACCGTGGACGCCGAACGCATCCACGGTAAAGCCAAGCTTACGCTTCTGCGTCGCGACGCAGCGGAACAAGCGCGATCAGGCTGACCAGGGCAGCGGCGGCAAGGTAAAGGCCAACTGGCACCAAGCCGAATTTTTCGACAGCCCCTGCGCCAGCGCCGGGGTCAACCCGCCGCCGATGATGCCACCAAGGTTGAACGCCATCGATGCGCCCGTGTAGCGCACGCGCGCGGGGAACAGGCCCGGCAGCCACGCGCCAAGCGGGCCATAGACGAAACCCATCACCCACAACGCCAGCGCCAGATAACCACCGACCAGCCACGGGCTGCCGCCGCCGAACATCGGCGCCATCAGCAGACCGACGAACACGGTGGCGACACATCCGCCCATCAGCACGCGGCGACCATCATATATGTCCGCCAACCATCCCGCGACGACGATGCCGGCGGCCATGAACAGGATCGCCACAAGCTGGATACCAAGAAACGCTTCGCGCGTATAACCCAGCGTCGTCGTGCCATAACCAAGCGCGAACGCCGTCGTCAGATAGAAGATTGCAAAGCAGGCGACCGCGGCAAAGGTGCCGCCCAGCGTTTCCACCCAATGCTTGCGCAGCAGTTCGGCGATCGGCACGCGGGGCGGCGGGGCTTCTTCGATCGACGCGGCGAAGGCGGGTGTCTCGGTCAATTTCAGGCGCACCCACAGGCCGAGGGCGACAAGGATCGCACTCGCCAGGAACGGGATGCGCCAACCCCAATCGCGAAACTGTTCGGGCGTGAGCAGCAGGCCAAGCAGCAGGAACAGGCCATTGGCGGCGATGAAGCCAACCGGCGCCCCCAGCTGCGGCGCCATGCCATAACGCGCGCGCCATCCCGGCGGGGCATTTTCCACCGCCAGCAGCGCCGCCCCGCCCCATTCGCCACCAAGCCCGAAACCCTGGCCGAAACGGAGCAGGCACAGAATGGCCGGGGCCACCCAGCCGATCATCTGATAGGTCGGCAGAAAGGCAATCGCCATCGTCGATCCGCCCATGATGACGAGCGAGGCGACCAGCGTCGATTTTCGTCCAATCCGATCGCCGAAATGGCCAAAGGCCACCGCGCCCACCGGCCGCGCGATGAAGGCGACGGCAAGGCTGGCGAAGGCCATCAATTGTTGCACGCCCGGATCGGACGCCGGAAAGAATAACGGACCGAAAACCAGCGCGGCGGCCGTCGCATAGATATAGAAATCGTAAAATTCGACCGCCGTGCCGACCAGACTGGCCCCCAGCACCCGCCTTGCCGAGGGATTGTGTACAACGCTTTCCGTCATTCGGCCCAACCCTGTAAAATGCGGGCGGGGATTGGAGCCTCATCACCACCACGTCAAGCGCCAGCCAGGCCCGGCTTCACGCGGCGCACCCGCATGGCCCCGCCGACAAGGCCGAAACCGGAGATCAGCATCGCCCAGCTCGCCGGTTCGGGCACCGCGGCCGGCGGCGCGGTATAACCGCTGATCGACGCCTGCGAATGGCCGACAATGACATCCCCGTTCACCAGCTTCCCGCCGAGCAGGAAATCGTCAAATGTCAGCCGCAGGGCATTGGTGACGATACCGATATCGGTGGTGCCATTGCCCGTATGCACCTGCTCGTTGAGCACGATCCGGAGACCGAGCAGATCCACCAGAACCGTGTTCGCACCGGGATTGACGTAAAGGCTGCTGTCGATGAACAAACCGCCCAGCGCCAGGCTGAGGCCGCCAATGTCTAAGCCTTCGATCGTTGACGACCCGAAAGCGCTTAGCCCACCCACCGCGCTGACCGACGATGTCGACATGATCGTATCCGCCGATACGTTGAGCACGGTCAGCAGCGGGGCAAACAGCGCTTGTGTCGTCAGCCCCACATCCAGGTCGTTGATCATGGCCGAAGCCGTGCCGGTGGGCGACACCGGGAATGGCGATGAGGCGGTGCTGTGAACGACACCAGTGTGCAGCTTTTCATGCACCGACAACAACCCGAAGCCGGTGAGGTTGAGATTCTGGTTGATCGTCGCCAGCCCGGCGCTGCTGGAATAAGCCGGCGCCGCGCTGCCGCCCGTTGCAGCCAGCGGGCCAACCTGGACCAACACCGCATTCGCAGCCTTCAATGTCGAACTGAGCGCATAGGCCGAACTGTCGATCACCATCGCGGCATGTGCAGCACCTGGCACCGCGAAAGGCAGGGTCATCGCGCAAAATACGGAAATTTTATGCAGTGATCTGATCATCATAGCCTCCTCTTGAAGCAGGAGGCGACAACGCATGATGCGTGCCAGATGTGACGGCGCGCGGTTTTCCGAAACGGGTTCCGCCTTTCCGTCAGCCCGGGCGACACGCGAAATCCGCATTATGCAAAAAGGCCCGCCCGCATTACCTGCGGACGAGCCATTTCAGCGTGTCGGCCATGAAGCCCGATCAGGCGGCCGGATCGCCCGCCACCGCGCGATAGGCAAAGCCACCCAGCACACCACCGACAATCGGCGCGAGCCAGAATAGCCAGAGCTGCTGCAAGGCCAGCCCGCCAACCAGCAAGGCCGGCCCGGTGCTGCGCCCCGGATTGACCGACGTGTTCGTTACCGGAATGGCGATCAGGTGGATCAAGGTCAGCGCAAGGCCGATCGCGATCGGTGCGAAGCCGGCAGGCGCCCGCTTGTCCGTCGCGCCCATGATGACAATCAGAAAACCGAACGTCAGCACGATTTCGATCGTCATGCCTGCGCCCATCGAATAGCCGCCGGGCGATTGCGGGCCGAAGCCGTTGACCGCCAAGCTCGTCGGCCCCATCGCGAAACCGGGGGCGCCGCTGGCGATCTGCCACAGGATGAACGCAGCGATGATCGCACCGATCACCTGCACGACGATATACGGAACGACATCCTTCGCAGGGAAACGCCCGCCAGCCCACAAACCCAGCGTTACCGCCGGGTTGAGGTGGCAGCCCGAAATATGACCGATCGCAAAGGCCATGGTGAGGACGGTCAGGCCGAATGCCAGCGCAACGCCGGCAAAGCCGATGCCGACATCGGGGAAACCGGCCGCAAGCACCGCGCTGCCGCATCCGCCGAATACCAACCAGAATGTCCCGAACAATTCCGCCACGAGTCGCTTTGACAAAGGCATGCTGTTTCCCCTTCGGATATCCCCGATAAAGCGAAGCTATCACGGATCGTTACGCCCAACGACCCTATAATGCCGCGCGTTCGCGGTTGCCCCCGGCCACCATGTTCCCTAACTGTTCACGGGTGACTCAGCCCCTTCCCACCACCGCTTCCGAACCCGCTTACCTGACCGGGCTAAATCCGCCCCAGCGCGAAGCTGTGCTCACCACCGAAGGCCCCGTGCTGGTGCTGGCGGGGGCCGGCACCGGCAAGACGGCAGCGCTCACCGCCCGGCTGGCCCATCTGGTCGCCACGCGGCGGGCCTGGCCATCCGAAATCCTTGCCGTCACCTTCACCAACAAGGCCGCGCGCGAAATGAAGGAACGCGTCGGCCGGATGCTGGGCGATGCGGTGGAAGGGCTGCCCTGGCTCGGCACCTTCCACGCGATCGCGGCCAAAATGCTGCGCCGCCATGCCGAACTGGTGGGGCTGCAGGCCAATTTCACGATCCTCGACACCGACGATCAATTGCGCCTGATGAAACAGTTGATCGTCGCCGCCGATCTTGATGAAAAGCGATGGACGCCACGGATGCTGGGCGGCCTGATCGACCGCTGGAAAAATCGCGGATGGACACCGGCGGATGTGGATGCCGGCGAAAGCGAGGCTTTTGCCAATGGCCGCGGGCAGGAGTTCTACCAAGCCTATCAGGATCGGCTGCGCGCGGTGAACGCCTGCGATTTCGGCGATCTGCTGCTGCACATGCTGACCATCCTGAAAAAACATCGCGACGTGCTGGAAAGTTATCAGGATCGCTTCCGCTACGTCATGGTCGACGAATATCAGGATACCAACAGCGCCCAATATCTGTGGTTGCGGCTAATCGCGCAGACCCGCAAGAATATCTGCTGCGTCGGCGATGATGACCAGTCGATCTATTCGTGGCGCGGCGCGGAAGTGGCGAACATCCTGCGCTTCGAACAGGATTTTCCGGGCGCGAAGATCATCCGGCTCGAACAAAATTATCGATCGACACCGCATATCCTGGGCGCGGCTGGTGGCGTGATCGCGCATAATGGCGGCCGGCTCGGCAAGGAATTGTGGACCGAAATGGACGCCGGCGACAAGGTCCGCGTCATCGGCGTGTGGGATGGCCCCGAAGAAGCACGGCGGATCGGTGACGAGATCGAGGCGCACCAACGCCATGGCGGCGCGCTCGATGAAGTCGCCATCCTCGTGCGTGCGCAGTTCCAGACGCGCGAGTTCGAGGACCGCTTCATTGCGATCGGCCTGCCATATCGCATCGTCGGCGGCTTCCGCTTTTACGAACGGGCCGAAATCCGCGACGCGCTGGCTTATCTGCGGGTCATTCATCAGCCCGCGGACGACCTGGCATTCGAGCGGATCGTGAACACACCCAAGCGCGGGCTGGGCGACAAGGCCGTCGCCAAGGTGCATCAGCTCGCCCGCGCCCAGGGCATTCCGCTAACATTGGCAGCCACCCGCGTCCTCGACACCGATGAACTGACCCCGCAGGCGCGGCGTGCGATGGGCAATCTTATCGGCGATATCATGCGCTGGCGCGACCGGCTGAACGATCTTCCGCACGCCGAACTCACCCGGTTGATGCTTGATGAATCGGGCTATACCGGCATGCTTCAGGCCGAACGCACGGCGGACGCGGCTGGCCGGCTGGAAAACCTCGTCGAACTGACCCGCGCGATGGAGGAATATGAAACCCTCCCCGCCTTCCTCGAACATGTCAGCCTTGTCATGGACAATGACGCCGATCGTGACACGGCCAAGGTGACGGTGATGACGATCCATGCCGCCAAGGGGCTGGAATTCGACACAGTGTTCCTGCCCGGCTGGGAAGAAGGCGTATTCCCGTCGCAACGGGCAATCGACGAAGGCGGATTGGCCAGCCTGGAGGAAGAACGGCGCCTCGCTTATGTCGCGATTACGCGGGCGCGGCGGCGGGCAACGATCCTCCACGCCGCCAACCGCCGCATCTACGGTCAGTGGACGTCATCGATCCCGTCGCGCTTCGTGGGCGAACTGCCCCCCGAACATGTCGACGGTGAAACGACGATGAGCGGCGGCGAAAGCCTGTGGCGGGCGCAATGGGCCGAACAAAGCGATCCGTTCGCCCATGGCGGGCGCGCCACAGGCCGTGGCCCCGGCTGGCAGCGTGCGGCGGCGGCCGGCTATGACCCGGCGCCGAAGCGGGTCGCCGAAACCCGCGCATCGACCGCCACTTTTGCCGCCAGGCCACGATCGGACATCGCGATCGGCCAACGCGTGTTCCACACCAAATTCGGTTATGGGGCGGTGGCCGAAATCGACGGCAACAAGCTGGAGATTGATTTCGAACTGTCGGGACGCAAGCGCGTCCTCGACAGTTTCATCAGCCTTGCCTGACCCGGATCATTCCGGGTTGGCATCGCCGAAATCGGCGAGGAAGCCTGCATCGACCGGCACCGCCAGCCCGTTGATCGCCGCCGCCCGCCGGCTGGCGAGGAAAAGCGCCACTTCGGCAATATGCTGCGGGTGAAGATCGCCGCGATAGGCCGGTGCTTCCAGCGCATCGGGATCGACCAGCGGAGCCGCTTCGCCGACACCCACCATCGGCGTCAGCACGCTGCCGGGGCAAACCGCGTTCACACGCAGCCCCGCACGGGCGTAGGATGCCGCAAGCGACTTCACGATACCGAGCAATCCGTGCTTGGACGCAGCATAGCCGACCGCGGCGGGCAAACCCAGCAATCCGGCAAGCGAAGCGGTGACGACCGCCGCACCACCCGGACGCAGAACCGGCAGCGCAGCCTTCAACCCGAGAAAGGTGCCCCGCAGATTGACGCTGATCATCTGATCGAACGTGGCCGTTTCATAGGTTTCAAATTCGCCCCATTTGCCCAGGATGCCAGCGTTCAAGAAGGCCGCATCCAGCCCGCCAAACCGATCGCGGCACGCGCCGAACAGCGCTGCATTGGAGTCTTCGGATGCGATGTCGAGCTGGATCGCCGCCGCCTTGCCGCCATCGGCGATGATTGCGCCCGCCACACGCTCCGCCCCGGCGATATTGAGATCGGCGACAACAACCGTCGCCCCTTCCTGGGCGAAGCGCCGCGCCGCCGCTTCACCGATTCCCGATGCACCACCCGTTACCAAAGCCGTCTTGCCAGAAAACATTATTGATCCTTCCTAATAACTTACCTCTGAACACACCCTGCCCGCATGGCAATTTTCGAACATGGTCCAAATGGACGATGCAACGCATCCGTCGCGCGCTCATCCTCCGCCACAAAGTTCATGGGAAGAGGAAAGAATCGAATGAAGTTCTCGATCATTTACGAAGCGCAGATGGCGGACCCCTCGCGCGAGTCCGAAGCCCGCTGCTTCCAGGAAATCGTCGAGCAGGTGATGCTGGCCGAAGAAGTCGGCTTCGACAATGTGTGGGCCGTCGAACACACCGCCCTCACCCAATATGCGCACATGTCGGCGCCGGAAACCTTCCTTGCCTTCATCGCCGGCAAGACCAGCCGGATCGGCATCGGCCACGGCGTCGTCTGCCTGCCGCCCGCGATGAACCATCCGGTGAAGGTGGCTGAGCGTATCGCGACACTCGACATCCTGTCCAACGGCCGCGTGCATTTTGGCATGGGCAAGGGCGGCACCCAGCAGGAAGCCGGCACCTTCGGCTACGATCTGGCCGAACTGCAGCCGATGATCGACGAAAGCATGTACCTCATCCCGAAAATCCTGAAGGATGGGCATGTCGAGCATGACGGCCAGTATGTGAAGATCCCGTCGCGCCCGATCCACCCCAGCCCGCTGCAGGATCCGCACCCCCCGATCTATTATGCCTGCACCCGCGAAGCCACGCTTCAGCTTGCCGGCGATCGCGGCATCGGCGCGCTTGTGCTCGGTTTCTCGGGGCCAGAAGAAATCGCCCGCAAGAACGCCATCTATCGCGAGCATTTCAAGAACCGTAAGGCCGAAGATCAGGTTGGTTTCCGCCCGAACGAGCATCTCGCCGCTTTCTGCGCGGCCTGCGTGCTCGACGATCGCGAAGAAGCCCGCCGCATCGGCCTGCGCGGCCAGCGCTTCTTCGCAGAAGCCATCGCCTACTGGTATCAGGGCGGCGCCAAGCCGAGCATCGAAGACCTGTCGGCCGAAGAACAGCAGGCCGCACTCGACAAGGACAAAGCGCGCACCGTCGCCTACCTGTCCGAAGAGCATATCCCGGTCGGCGACGAACATACCAGCAACTACACCGTCGCGCAGGACGCCTATGGCAATGCCGACGACTGCATCCGCTACTGCACGCGTCTGCAGGAAGCGGGCGCGGACGAAGTGCTGTTCCTGTTCCAGATGGGCACCATCCCGCATTCGGCGATCATGGAAACCATCAAGAATATCGGTGAAAAGGTGATCCCGCACTTCCGTGCGAAGGCCGCCGCGCTCGCCGCTGAATAATGGGGACGTGGCGTGGCTCCGACGATGGAGCCACGCCAGCCTCACTATGCGGCAATATCGCAACAGGCGAGACGTTTAACGACGCATAGCGACACATATTCGTCGCTATGATATTGATTTGCGCTGCACGATCGGCGTAGTCGCCCCCCTGTTTCAGGCGCCCGGCGCCGTTAGGGGAGCAATAATATGTCGATCCGTCACCCGCACGCGATGCGGGCCCTGCTCATGCTGTCCGTGTGCAGCACCGCCGTTGCGCTGCCGACCGCAGCTTACGCCCAGGATGCGGTTGAAGCCGCTGCCGCCAACGATGGCGACATCGTCGTCACCGCGCGCAAGCGCGAAGAAAAGCTGCAGGACGTGCCGATTGCCGTCACCGCGGTGAGCCAGGCCAATCTCGACTCGCGCGGCTTCGATGCCG encodes:
- the aqpZ gene encoding aquaporin Z, coding for MPLSKRLVAELFGTFWLVFGGCGSAVLAAGFPDVGIGFAGVALAFGLTVLTMAFAIGHISGCHLNPAVTLGLWAGGRFPAKDVVPYIVVQVIGAIIAAFILWQIASGAPGFAMGPTSLAVNGFGPQSPGGYSMGAGMTIEIVLTFGFLIVIMGATDKRAPAGFAPIAIGLALTLIHLIAIPVTNTSVNPGRSTGPALLVGGLALQQLWLFWLAPIVGGVLGGFAYRAVAGDPAA
- the rsmD gene encoding 16S rRNA (guanine(966)-N(2))-methyltransferase RsmD, whose product is MRIIAGKWRGRTIAAPAGDATRPTSDRTREALFSMLASRLGSFEDLRVVDLFAGSGALGFEALSRGAAHAIFVEQDRAAADILRANAAKLGATVDVRAQSVSSLGPVAQPCDLLLFDPPYGSGGGAALLERLTRLGWASAGAWASVETAKHEVVSAGGWTVDAERIHGKAKLTLLRRDAAEQARSG
- a CDS encoding ATP-dependent helicase produces the protein MFPNCSRVTQPLPTTASEPAYLTGLNPPQREAVLTTEGPVLVLAGAGTGKTAALTARLAHLVATRRAWPSEILAVTFTNKAAREMKERVGRMLGDAVEGLPWLGTFHAIAAKMLRRHAELVGLQANFTILDTDDQLRLMKQLIVAADLDEKRWTPRMLGGLIDRWKNRGWTPADVDAGESEAFANGRGQEFYQAYQDRLRAVNACDFGDLLLHMLTILKKHRDVLESYQDRFRYVMVDEYQDTNSAQYLWLRLIAQTRKNICCVGDDDQSIYSWRGAEVANILRFEQDFPGAKIIRLEQNYRSTPHILGAAGGVIAHNGGRLGKELWTEMDAGDKVRVIGVWDGPEEARRIGDEIEAHQRHGGALDEVAILVRAQFQTREFEDRFIAIGLPYRIVGGFRFYERAEIRDALAYLRVIHQPADDLAFERIVNTPKRGLGDKAVAKVHQLARAQGIPLTLAATRVLDTDELTPQARRAMGNLIGDIMRWRDRLNDLPHAELTRLMLDESGYTGMLQAERTADAAGRLENLVELTRAMEEYETLPAFLEHVSLVMDNDADRDTAKVTVMTIHAAKGLEFDTVFLPGWEEGVFPSQRAIDEGGLASLEEERRLAYVAITRARRRATILHAANRRIYGQWTSSIPSRFVGELPPEHVDGETTMSGGESLWRAQWAEQSDPFAHGGRATGRGPGWQRAAAAGYDPAPKRVAETRASTATFAARPRSDIAIGQRVFHTKFGYGAVAEIDGNKLEIDFELSGRKRVLDSFISLA
- a CDS encoding PEPxxWA-CTERM sorting domain-containing protein, coding for MIRSLHKISVFCAMTLPFAVPGAAHAAMVIDSSAYALSSTLKAANAVLVQVGPLAATGGSAAPAYSSSAGLATINQNLNLTGFGLLSVHEKLHTGVVHSTASSPFPVSPTGTASAMINDLDVGLTTQALFAPLLTVLNVSADTIMSTSSVSAVGGLSAFGSSTIEGLDIGGLSLALGGLFIDSSLYVNPGANTVLVDLLGLRIVLNEQVHTGNGTTDIGIVTNALRLTFDDFLLGGKLVNGDVIVGHSQASISGYTAPPAAVPEPASWAMLISGFGLVGGAMRVRRVKPGLAGA
- a CDS encoding dicarboxylate/amino acid:cation symporter — its product is MAKRLTLYILIAMVAGIVVGLAIHAMVPDKAQVTTITGYFSIVTDVFLRLIKMIIAPLVFSTLVAGIAHMGDTAALGRVGARTIAWFLCASLVSLSLGLLLVNLFQPGAGLALPLPDVTAASGVDKAAFTLKDFITHLVPKSIFEAMATNEILQIVVFSIFTGVAITAVGEKAAPLVKGIEALVQVMLQITDYVMRFAPFAVFAAVTSALAKEGASILVTFGYFMGGFYVALALLWALLLLAAFVIAGGRARILFRYIRDPILLAFSTASSEAAFPRTLEALDRFGVPRRIASFVLPLGYSFNLDGTMMYCTFATMFIAQAYGIDLSIGQQITMLLLLMVTSKGVAGVPRASLVVIASTLAFFDIPEAGLLLILAVDHFLDMGRSATNVVGNAVASVVVAKWEKAIEVIESPIIEPARAPSHTPHHGTRGLDIDPDANR
- a CDS encoding AmpG family muropeptide MFS transporter, which produces MTDTPTAPAGFFAPIRPYLEPAALAALFLGMSSGFPYAMIGATLTTRLAQDGIDKKSVTTFALVFLAYNFKFLWAWVVEGVRLPLIGRLGQRVSWMLLAGALVMAAVANLAFVDTKADIMAVAVAAILVGVAGATFDIVIDAYRIELLEPRQLGIGAGMSQYGWRIGSAGAGALALIVAARMGWEAAYIVCAAFALPAMLTALVMGEPVRHHEIAERKSMAALGKAVVGPFIEFFRRTGAWLVLLFIVIHKIGDTLANLTLRLLFNDLGFSNDEIAIYDIGVGFWALMVGIFVGGVIYARLGLKRSVLVSLVLMGVSNFSFALLAAAGHSNIGMAGAIGFENFASGVGGVCVVAYFSALTDLRFTAAQYALISAAASILGRLLTGNPEYGAGWMVEVMGYVDFYLFTTVLALPGILLFWLMMRAGLIDQSIGTAGTEPAADPR
- a CDS encoding DUF6628 family protein, coding for MYHQSIDPIDLLPHPAPMAGSQRLLLFAIRRVAAFGLDDAHAAHAMLCGFGISFRRPLILLRALMAEASRVSSRRILVAPCCYPRMTDAEATLLAAIATADGDVHGAHRLLAAMLGVPDCLGTVSSAQALGQAFADLGKPLAQTA
- a CDS encoding pseudouridine synthase translates to MRTGRPGRDDRAAPADRPGRPPRSANPARNGPSVRAERPQREERPARVERPRRGAGRLAPAPAAVKATVPVAPGEGERIAKLLARAGIASRREIERMVAEGRIAIGDKIVDTPATILKSLQGVTVDGKPVAPPEHARLFRFHKPTGLLTAERDPKGRATIYDRLPHGLPRVVPVGRLDLNTEGLLLLTTDGGLKRQLELPSTGVERTYRARVFGEVTQTMLDDLIEGIEIEGVRYGSIDANLERRTGRNGWVEMKLREGKNREVRRVLEHLGLQVSRLIRTSYGPFRLGDLPVGAVDEVLQHDLVNFRKTLK